In one Acidobacteriota bacterium genomic region, the following are encoded:
- a CDS encoding DUF488 family protein yields MDIRAKRVYAPIEKTDGTRVLVDRVWPRGVSKEKLGAELWLREAAPTAALRKWFGHAPSRWEEFRRRYHGELDAKPETVRALLELAAHGRITLLYSARDEGCNQAVALGEYLVSRAKGRQGT; encoded by the coding sequence CTGGATATTCGTGCGAAGCGCGTGTACGCCCCCATCGAAAAAACCGACGGGACCCGTGTGCTGGTCGACCGGGTGTGGCCCCGGGGCGTATCCAAAGAAAAACTGGGCGCGGAGCTGTGGCTCCGGGAGGCGGCGCCCACGGCGGCGCTCCGGAAATGGTTCGGCCACGCCCCCTCCCGCTGGGAGGAGTTCAGGCGCCGCTACCACGGCGAACTCGACGCGAAACCGGAAACGGTGCGGGCGCTCCTGGAACTTGCGGCGCATGGACGGATCACCCTTCTCTACTCGGCCCGCGACGAGGGGTGCAACCAGGCCGTCGCCCTTGGGGAATACCTGGTGTCGCGGGCGAAAGGAAGACAAGGGACATGA
- a CDS encoding hemerythrin, protein MKATDELKAEHEGIGVMLRVLEAVAERLGEGEAVDGGDLEGMLEFLTVFVDRCHHGKEEDFLFPALEQAGVARENGPIGVMLVEHEEGRRLVARLREAFAGLGPGNAAGAESARRLLEAYVTLLFGHMAKENEVLFVMADARLDSDRDGELVAAFEKLERERIGAGRHEAFHALLGRLEEEYLF, encoded by the coding sequence ATGAAAGCGACCGACGAGCTCAAGGCGGAACACGAAGGGATAGGCGTCATGCTGCGGGTGCTCGAGGCCGTGGCCGAACGGCTGGGGGAGGGGGAGGCGGTGGACGGCGGCGACCTCGAGGGGATGCTGGAATTCCTGACGGTCTTCGTCGACCGCTGCCACCACGGCAAGGAGGAGGACTTCCTCTTCCCCGCGCTCGAGCAGGCCGGGGTGGCGCGGGAGAACGGCCCGATCGGGGTGATGCTCGTCGAGCACGAGGAGGGGCGCCGCCTGGTCGCCCGGCTCCGGGAGGCGTTCGCCGGCCTCGGGCCCGGAAACGCGGCAGGCGCCGAAAGCGCCCGGCGCCTCCTCGAGGCCTACGTGACGCTGCTGTTCGGGCACATGGCCAAGGAAAACGAGGTCCTCTTCGTCATGGCCGACGCCCGGCTCGATTCCGACCGGGACGGCGAACTCGTCGCCGCGTTCGAGAAGCTCGAGCGGGAGCGCATCGGCGCCGGGCGGCACGAAGCGTTTCACGCCCTGCTCGGCCGGCTCGAGGAGGAGTACCTGTTCTGA
- a CDS encoding BrnT family toxin has translation MKFEWNENRNRSNFRKHGIWFEEAQTVWADAASIEFYDPEHGSNEDRFIRIGHSTGSRLLLVVFCERSEGSTIRMISARKATPGERREYEKGI, from the coding sequence ATGAAATTCGAGTGGAACGAGAATAGGAACCGGTCCAATTTCAGGAAACACGGAATCTGGTTCGAGGAAGCCCAGACTGTTTGGGCCGATGCGGCATCCATCGAATTCTATGATCCGGAACATGGCTCCAATGAAGATCGTTTCATTCGAATCGGTCATTCGACAGGGAGTCGATTGCTTCTGGTCGTGTTCTGCGAACGCTCCGAAGGATCCACCATTCGCATGATTTCGGCTCGAAAGGCGACCCCTGGTGAGAGGAGGGAGTATGAAAAGGGAATATGA